One Hermetia illucens chromosome 4, iHerIll2.2.curated.20191125, whole genome shotgun sequence DNA segment encodes these proteins:
- the LOC119655335 gene encoding myb-like protein P produces MSAKRTKLVLPDEISSEEEGATGPTTKMEADSSLLIRIAELEQEKADMAQQLECQLALIKELQQEMAEIKAANMAGRQPVHQQEQQQQQIIKQQRQQQQEQRKQQRQQQQQQQRQEQQNEEDDGMCPEVIIEEEEGDPFNFVVRKKKSANRTKVSATVVSAPPTTPKSSPQAATPKKPKIPPITGYRLNVPQFLRLIKEKGLKATLKNTRADKTLIFAETVEDHAAIFALIREKGLHATTSTPPTLRTKSLVIRGLHRETDPADILREINEDYPQLKVKTVANLITRADKLLHSQNPALPMRSQSGLFIATFEPSQELSEV; encoded by the coding sequence atgtccgccaagaggacaAAGTTAGTTCTACcggacgaaatttcgtccgAGGAAGAGGGAGCAACGGGCCCTACAACAAAGATGGAAGCAGATTCGAGCCTGCTCATCAGGATTGCGGAGCTCGAGCAGGAAAAGGCCGACATGGCCCAACAGTTGGAGTGCCAGTTGGCGCTCATCAAGGAGCTGCAGCAGGAGATGGCGGAAATAAAAGCAGCCAACATGGCCGGGAGGCAGCCGGTCCATCAGCAagaacaacaacagcagcagatAATTAAGCAACAAAGACAACAACAGCAGGAGCAGAGGAAGCAGCAgcgacaacagcagcagcagcagcaacgacaggaacagcaaaatgaagaagatgacggcatgtgcccggaggtcatcatcgaggaggaggaaggagaccccttcaacttCGTCGTCCGAAAAAAGAAGTCAGCAAATAGGACTAAGGTTAGTGCCACCGTTGTTAGTGCCCCACCAACCACCCCAAAATCCTCTCCCCAAGCAGCCACCCCTAAGAAACCCAAAATTCCCCCGATAACTGGGTACAGGCTAAATGTACCGCAGTTCCTACGACTTATTAAAgagaaagggttgaaagcaaccctgaagaacacgagggctgacaagaccctcatcttcgccgagACGGTAGAAGACCATGCTGCaattttcgctctcataagagagaaagggcttcacgccaccaccagcaccccaccgACCCTTAGAACAAAGTCGCTGGTtattcgcggtctccacagggagacagacccagcagacatattgcgggaaatcaatgaagattacccgcaattaaaagtgaaaactgTGGCCAATCTAATTACGcgtgcagataagcttctgcacagccagaacccggcactcccgatgaggtctcaatcgggacttttcatagccaccttcgagccctcccaagagctcagtgaagta